Below is a window of Nocardioides sp. S-1144 DNA.
GCAGGTAGAACTCGGTCACGTCGCTGCCCTGGTTGCTGACCTCGAAGGTCAGGGTGCCGGCGGGGGCCTCGTCGCCGGAGACGGTGCAGGCATCGTCGGTGGACTCCACCGTGAACGCGCGGCCCGCCTCGGCCTGCTCGGTGCTCTCAGTGCCGCACGCGGCCAGGACGGGGGCTGCCACCAGCAGCCCGGCCGCGGTGATGAGGATTCGCTTCACGAGGTGGTTTCCTTCTCTTCGGTGCTGACGGGGGCGGGGCTCTGCGGGGCGGGCGCCCGGCTCGTGGGCCGGGTGCGGAGGATGAAGATCGTCATCACCGGCACGACGTACAGGACCCAGGCGAGGGCCTCCAGCACGGTGGGCGTGGGCGTGAAGTTGAACATCCCGCCCAGCAGCGAGCCGTACCACGAGCTCGGGTCGATGACGCCGGAGATGTCGAAGAGCTGGTTGCCGTAGCCGGGGAGGACGTCGATCTCCTGGAAGTCGTGGACGCCGTAGGACAGGACGCCGCCGGCGACGAGCACGAGCAGCGCCCCGGTCCAGGTGAAGAACTTGCCGAGGTTGATCGAGACCGCGCCCCGGTAGATGAGGTAGCCGATGACCACGGCGGTGCCGATCCCCAGGAGGGCGCCGACCAGCGGGGTCGACGTCGTCTCGAAGGCCTCGGACTTGTCACGACCGGTGGCGTCGCGGGTGTTGGCCCACAGGATGGCCGCGGTCTCCATCCCCTCCCGCCCGACGGCGAGGAAGGCGATCAGGACGACCGAGAGCCGGCTGTCGGCCGCGGCGTCCAGCTTGCCGCGCAGCTCGCCGGCGATGCTCTTGGCCGCACCGGCCATCCAGAAGATCATCCAGGTCACGAAGACCACGGCGATCAGCGACATCGTGCCGCCGAGGAGCTCCTGGGAGCGGAAGTCGAGGGCGCGGGACTGGAAGCCGAGGAACAGCGTGAACCCGACGCTCAGCGCGACCGCCAGACCGACGCCGACCCAGATCCACCGGAGCTGCGGACGTCGGTCGGACTTGACCAGGTAGGCCACCAGGATGCTGACGACGAGCGAGGCCTCGAGGCCCTCGCGGAGGCCGATCAGGAAGTTGCTGAGCACAGCCGAGAAGCGTACGCCCGAAGGATAGGTTTACCTAACCTGTGTGGCGACCGTCTCGTGCCCGGTGCGCGCCGGGCCAGCTCGGTCGCCGGCGGCTCAGGAGGTCGACGGCACGGCGCAGGCGCCGTCGTCGCAGCCCGGGGCGGCCGCGTCGTCGGCCCCGATCGTGAGGATCGAGCCGGGCGCGTGGTGGGTCCACGCGCGCTCGAGGAGCTGGGTGAAGACCTCCACCGGCTGCGCCCCGCTGACGCCGTAGCGACGGTCGACGACGAAGAACGGGACGCCGGTCGCACCAAGGCCGGCGGCCTCGCGGACGTCGGCCTCCACCTCGTCGTCGTGCCGGTCGGAGGAGAGCACGGCGCGGACGTCGTCGGGGTCGAGACCGGCGCCGGTCGCGACCTCGGTCAGGACGGCGGGGTCGGCGAGGTTGCGGGCCTCGACGAAGTAGGCGTGCAGGAACGCCTCCTTCAGATCGGCGCGCAGCGGGCCCGCGGCGTGCAGCAGCCGGTGGGCGTCGCGGGTGTTGAGGTGCAGGCCCTCGGCGTGCCGGCCGAAGTCGAGCCCGACCTCGGCCGCGACCCCCGCGACCTGGGCGACCATCTGCTGCCCGGCGTCGGCGCCACCGCCGTACTTGCGGCCGATCATCTCGGCGACGCTCTCGGTGGGACCGTCGGCGCCGGCGGGTGCCGACGGGTCGAGCTGGAAGGAGCGCCACTCGACCTCGACCCGGTCGCGGTGCTCGAAGCCCGCGAGCGCCTCCTCCAGCCGGCGCTTGCCGATGTAGCACCAGGGACACACGACGTCGGACCAGATCTCGATGAGCACGTCGGTGCAGCGCCGACGCACCCCGATCTGTTCCCGGGCACCGG
It encodes the following:
- a CDS encoding DsbA family oxidoreductase, translating into MRRRCTDVLIEIWSDVVCPWCYIGKRRLEEALAGFEHRDRVEVEWRSFQLDPSAPAGADGPTESVAEMIGRKYGGGADAGQQMVAQVAGVAAEVGLDFGRHAEGLHLNTRDAHRLLHAAGPLRADLKEAFLHAYFVEARNLADPAVLTEVATGAGLDPDDVRAVLSSDRHDDEVEADVREAAGLGATGVPFFVVDRRYGVSGAQPVEVFTQLLERAWTHHAPGSILTIGADDAAAPGCDDGACAVPSTS
- the efeU gene encoding iron uptake transporter permease EfeU, producing the protein MLSNFLIGLREGLEASLVVSILVAYLVKSDRRPQLRWIWVGVGLAVALSVGFTLFLGFQSRALDFRSQELLGGTMSLIAVVFVTWMIFWMAGAAKSIAGELRGKLDAAADSRLSVVLIAFLAVGREGMETAAILWANTRDATGRDKSEAFETTSTPLVGALLGIGTAVVIGYLIYRGAVSINLGKFFTWTGALLVLVAGGVLSYGVHDFQEIDVLPGYGNQLFDISGVIDPSSWYGSLLGGMFNFTPTPTVLEALAWVLYVVPVMTIFILRTRPTSRAPAPQSPAPVSTEEKETTS